In Cellvibrio polysaccharolyticus, a genomic segment contains:
- a CDS encoding DUF3369 domain-containing protein: MEFLKKSPKTSALDTAARLQRNVPAWKVAIIDDDRQVHAVTRLVLANTRIDDIPIEFLDAFSGSEGLRLFQDHPDIALAFIDVIMESDDAGLDLIHRIRHELGNHTTRIVLRTGQPGTSPEETIIRDYDINDYKSKIELTDTKLKTCTFSCIRSYRDILTIENSQRGMRRVIDASDSVLLSRSLYQFGNAIFEHTIQLLGINTTEMYLVTRHEDLYGDTELTLLAATGAAVELRSGWNTSILPPDVKTSIMETLVRKRSSNKDGIFIGYYNTDPRTESVLYTNFRQPHSELQEDILRMFAANITLIFQNLSAREIILETQKELLLVIGDAIELRSKETGSHVRRVSLMSELLALQIGQSNEFAQTLRHAAPLHDLGKIGIPEYILHKPGKLDPEEWEIMKSHATIGYEMLKNSNRIIAKMGARIAHSHHEHWDGRGYPQGLSGESIPLEGRIVGIIDVIDALGSQRTYKKAWAEEDIKQYIIDRRGLQFDPALVDAAIVLFDQFREIRRQLPDILTPHTQNISESSS, from the coding sequence CCGCATTGATGATATTCCTATCGAGTTTCTTGATGCCTTCAGCGGCAGCGAGGGGCTACGCCTGTTTCAGGATCACCCTGATATCGCGCTGGCATTTATCGACGTGATTATGGAGTCTGATGATGCCGGGCTTGATCTGATTCACCGCATCCGCCACGAACTGGGCAACCACACTACCCGCATCGTGCTACGAACCGGACAGCCCGGGACCTCTCCCGAAGAAACCATCATCCGCGACTACGACATCAACGACTATAAAAGCAAAATCGAACTCACCGACACCAAACTGAAAACCTGCACCTTCTCCTGCATCCGCTCCTACCGCGACATCCTCACCATTGAAAACAGCCAGCGCGGCATGCGACGCGTTATTGATGCCTCAGACTCGGTGCTGCTCAGCCGCAGCCTCTACCAGTTCGGTAACGCCATTTTTGAACACACCATTCAATTGCTGGGTATCAACACCACCGAGATGTATCTGGTGACCCGGCACGAGGATTTATACGGGGATACCGAGCTGACCTTGCTGGCCGCTACCGGCGCCGCGGTAGAACTGCGCTCCGGCTGGAACACCTCCATCCTGCCGCCGGATGTTAAAACCAGCATCATGGAAACCCTGGTGCGCAAACGCTCCAGTAATAAAGACGGCATTTTTATTGGTTATTACAATACCGACCCGCGCACCGAAAGCGTGCTTTACACCAATTTCCGGCAGCCTCACTCTGAACTGCAGGAAGATATCCTGCGCATGTTCGCGGCCAACATTACCCTGATTTTCCAAAACCTGTCGGCGCGGGAAATCATTCTGGAGACGCAGAAAGAACTGCTGCTGGTTATTGGTGATGCGATTGAACTGCGCTCCAAGGAAACCGGCAGCCACGTGCGCCGGGTATCGCTGATGAGCGAGCTGCTGGCGCTGCAAATAGGCCAGTCCAACGAGTTTGCACAAACCCTGCGCCACGCCGCGCCGCTGCATGACCTGGGTAAAATCGGCATCCCTGAATATATTCTGCACAAGCCCGGCAAGCTGGACCCGGAGGAATGGGAGATCATGAAATCCCATGCCACCATCGGCTATGAGATGCTGAAAAATTCCAACCGCATCATCGCCAAGATGGGTGCGCGCATTGCACACAGTCACCACGAGCATTGGGATGGCCGTGGTTACCCGCAAGGTTTGTCCGGTGAAAGCATTCCCCTCGAAGGGCGTATTGTCGGTATTATCGACGTGATTGACGCCCTGGGTTCACAGCGCACTTATAAAAAGGCCTGGGCTGAAGAAGATATCAAGCAATACATTATTGATAGACGTGGCTTGCAGTTCGATCCGGCGCTGGTAGATGCAGCGATTGTACTGTTTGATCAATTTCGGGAGATTCGTCGGCAGTTGCCCGACATTCTCACTCCACATACCCAGAACATCAGTGAATCCTCATCATGA